In Sphingobacteriia bacterium, the DNA window TACTCAAATTACTGAAAGTTTTGAGGATGAAGAACTTAAAGAAGCTTTAAGTAATTTAGGTAATAGGGTATTTAATAATAAATAAATACTATTAATTACATACTAGTTTTTTATATTCAACAATTCATCAAGCTCTTTTAGTAATAAATCTATATCCTGAGTGCGAGAAAGACGGTGATCTCCATCTTTAATAAGCGATAATTTAATTCTTTTAGATAGAAGTTTTTTAGCAAGAGTAATTGAAGTGTCAAAAGGTACATCAGTATCATTCATACCATGTAATAATCTAATTGGGTAATCAATATTAATAGAAGGTTTATGTAATAATAAATGTTGTTTTGCATCTTCAATCAATTCTTTCGTAACTAAATATTCACTTGTACACCAATCAGCTTTTAATTTTAAAGAACCTTGTTCTAATAATTGTGTTTGTTCGCTAGTTGATAATTTATCCCACATAAGATCTTTAGTAAAATCTGGAGCGGAAGCAAGGCCAAGTAAACCATGAATTTTTTCAGGGTTTTTAAGAGCTGCAAGTAAAATTAGCCACCCACCCATGCTTGAACCGATTAAAATTTGTTTCTGGTCTTTTAAAGTTAAATTGGTTATTACCGAATTAAGGTCTTCAAGCCATGTAGAAATACTACCTTCATTTTTATCACCAGAAGATTCACCATGATTCCTACAATCAAATTTTATAAAGCTTAAATCATGCTTTTTAGCGTAGGATTCAACGGCTATTACTTTGTCACCATTCATGTCTGATCTAAAGCCATGTACAAAAATAATTCCAGGTAAATTACGTTTTAGCTTGCTAAATTCACTTTTATAGGCAATAAAATTATTAGGAGAATAAAAAAATCTTTGGATTTTAGTCATACAAAACCTATGAAGTATTTTTTATGAAAGGCAGGATACAACATAAACCAACTATTTTACAAGTAGTTCCTTCACTAAATTCTGGTGGAGTTGAAAGAGGCACAGTAGAAATTTCTGAAGCAATTGTAAAAGCTGGTATGAAATCAATAGTAATTTCTAATGGCGGAACACTAGCGTCAAGAATAATGGATCAAGGTGGTAAGCACATATTACTGGATGTTTCTACAAAAAACCCAATAAAAATATATCGTAATATTAAAAAGATAAAACAAGTTATTATTGAAAATGAAGTTGATCTTGTTCATGCAAGGTCACGTGCGCCAGCATGGAGTTGTTTTAAAGCTTGTAGCGAACTTAATATACCTTTCATAACTACTTTCCATGGTAGCTATAGCCAGAATTTTTTTAAGAAGCATTATAATAAGGTTATGACTCTAGGAAAAGTTGTAATAGCAGTTTCAGATTATATTTCTGAATATATAAATAAACATTTTCCTAAAGCTAAAGATAAAATAATAATAATCCATCGCGGAGTTGATACTGAGCATTTTAATGCTACAAAAATTCCACCTCAGCGTTTAGAAAATGCTATCATTAATTTAAATATTAAGAATATACAAGACCCAAAACATAGAAATAAACCTATTATTGTGTTACCAGCTAGAATTACACGATGGAAAGGACAAAATCTATTTATAGAAGCATTAGCAAAACTTGAAAATAAAGAATTTCATGCAGTTATTTTAGGTGATACTAAACATCATGAAAGATATTATAAAGAACTGAATGAACTTGTAATTAAGAATGATTTAAGTAAGCAAGTTAACTTTGCCTCGCATTTGCATGATATGCCAGCGGTATATGCTGTGAGCGATATAATTATAGTTCCTTCATTACGTCCAGAGGCATTTGGAAGAGTAGTGATCGAGGCCCAGAGTATGGAAAAAATTGTTATTGCAAGTAATATTGGCGGAGCAAGAGAAACTATAATTGATAAAGAAACTGGTTTTTTATTTGAACCTGGAAGTGTTGAAAGTTTAGCTAAAACCCTAGAAGAGGTTTTGCATATGTCAAAAGATGAAAAAGATAGAATTAGAAAAAATGCTCGAGAGCATGTCATTGAAAATTTCTCATTAGAAAAAATGAGATTTATGACCATTCAAGTTTATAGGCAAATTTTGAATGTCTAGGCTACCAATTTCGGTATTTATTATTGCTAAAAATGAAGAAGAAAGAATCGGCAAAGTTATTAATAGTGTAATTGATTTCGTTGACGAAGTAATTGTTATTGATAGCGGTAGTGTTGATAATACAGTTAAATTATCTGAAAGTTTAGGTGCTAAAGTTATTTTTAATGAATGGCAAGGTTACGAAAAACAAAAAATATTTGGTGAAGAATTATGTAAAAATAATTGGATATTAAATATTGATGCTGACGAAGAAGTAAGTTCTAAATTAAAATTAGAAATAATAAATCTTTTTGAAAAAAGTGAACCTTTAATTAAAGCTTACCGAATTCCCATTACTATCGTTCATAGATTTGATAAAGAGCCAAGATTATTTGCTCCAACTAATTCCCCAATA includes these proteins:
- a CDS encoding alpha/beta hydrolase encodes the protein MTKIQRFFYSPNNFIAYKSEFSKLKRNLPGIIFVHGFRSDMNGDKVIAVESYAKKHDLSFIKFDCRNHGESSGDKNEGSISTWLEDLNSVITNLTLKDQKQILIGSSMGGWLILLAALKNPEKIHGLLGLASAPDFTKDLMWDKLSTSEQTQLLEQGSLKLKADWCTSEYLVTKELIEDAKQHLLLHKPSINIDYPIRLLHGMNDTDVPFDTSITLAKKLLSKRIKLSLIKDGDHRLSRTQDIDLLLKELDELLNIKN
- a CDS encoding glycosyltransferase family 4 protein, whose amino-acid sequence is MKGRIQHKPTILQVVPSLNSGGVERGTVEISEAIVKAGMKSIVISNGGTLASRIMDQGGKHILLDVSTKNPIKIYRNIKKIKQVIIENEVDLVHARSRAPAWSCFKACSELNIPFITTFHGSYSQNFFKKHYNKVMTLGKVVIAVSDYISEYINKHFPKAKDKIIIIHRGVDTEHFNATKIPPQRLENAIINLNIKNIQDPKHRNKPIIVLPARITRWKGQNLFIEALAKLENKEFHAVILGDTKHHERYYKELNELVIKNDLSKQVNFASHLHDMPAVYAVSDIIIVPSLRPEAFGRVVIEAQSMEKIVIASNIGGARETIIDKETGFLFEPGSVESLAKTLEEVLHMSKDEKDRIRKNAREHVIENFSLEKMRFMTIQVYRQILNV
- a CDS encoding glycosyltransferase family 2 protein; the protein is MSRLPISVFIIAKNEEERIGKVINSVIDFVDEVIVIDSGSVDNTVKLSESLGAKVIFNEWQGYEKQKIFGEELCKNNWILNIDADEEVSSKLKLEIINLFEKSEPLIKAYRIPITIVHRFDKEPRLFAPTNSPIRFYHKAFASFSFKQFVGESHDSVIIDPTKVKTIGKFKNKIYHRSLLSIKHAVEKANFVSEAQARDLMAKGRCPSSIRIILEIFTTFFKAYIFRRYFVFGINGFIDSLIFAFARFLRVSKAREMWIEKKNNK